One Opitutaceae bacterium DNA segment encodes these proteins:
- a CDS encoding methylglyoxal synthase, which produces MKQRKMAMGKDKKIALVAHDHKKIDLVQWAKYNRNVLVHHTVYATGTTGRILEAELGFPIVKLQSGPLGGDQQVGSKIVGAEIDFLIFFWDPLQPQPHDPDVKALLRMAVVWNIPIACNRATADFMISSPLMDGAYDRLVPDYEAYLNRPIIPDEAIEPGTSDTDPVLISAIT; this is translated from the coding sequence ATGAAACAGCGCAAAATGGCCATGGGGAAGGACAAGAAGATCGCCCTCGTGGCTCACGACCACAAGAAAATCGACCTGGTCCAATGGGCCAAGTACAACCGGAACGTCCTCGTCCACCACACGGTCTACGCAACCGGCACCACCGGCAGGATTCTCGAAGCCGAACTCGGGTTTCCCATTGTAAAGCTGCAAAGCGGACCGCTGGGAGGCGACCAGCAGGTCGGCTCGAAGATCGTCGGGGCCGAGATCGACTTCCTTATCTTCTTCTGGGACCCGCTCCAGCCCCAGCCCCACGACCCTGACGTGAAGGCGCTTCTGCGCATGGCGGTCGTCTGGAATATCCCGATTGCCTGCAACCGGGCCACGGCGGACTTCATGATATCATCGCCTTTGATGGACGGCGCCTACGACCGCCTCGTCCCGGACTACGAGGCCTACCTGAACCGCCCGATCATTCCGGATGAAGCAATTGAGCCGGGGACGTCTGACACCGACCCGGTCTTGATCTCAGCCATCACCTGA
- a CDS encoding chondroitinase-B domain-containing protein, with protein MKHTLIPLVLALSLTPFLSAQNYYENDFESDTVGEVPAGDMITFSPSTNTTENGAVVVDATSTPANPLSGKSLYIYDLGSSPTHMRFPFNGGVNVSNLRVDVDFQRSSVPDGLDDENIRVQLAVGRAGDALNNSDFRPFEVRLQNRGKIQVNSIDGTVTAADYLTDAPNHLTLLINSHDTDSVAVNDATLGMVTVQPNTMQLFLNDSFVGAYTFHQTPDPANAPQIDFYAENNDLGQFALYQDSSRTGGIVFDNLKLAGLVSEPPPPVTDKYFEADFDTDTVGEQPSGGYTFSPSGNTGNNGAVVIDATSTPANPLGGQSLLIYDYLGDLSNGDPTHMRKPFNGENVSNLRVDFDFQRGSLETDATDPLDTDTRVHFAVGRIGDSLNNSDFRPFEIRIANNGTVVVNSIAGSTAGDAYLLDAPNHLTLLINSHDTNSVDYDDPTLGTGTVLPNNLQVFLNDSSIGTYVFFQTPDPVNAPQVDFYAQDNDLGQFAFYQDSKRQGDLVVDNLVIESLLASVTTLPAPTDLAATAESAVAVSLGWTDNATDETAYVVERKTGDGEYSVIAELAADVEGYLDETVLPETTYTYRVKAATATVESEYSNESEVTTPEQVEPLIVGQNVPNLVVSGDDAMVTITSLGRAPLSYKWYTGVSGDTSTPIAGAESATLSLEGMTATTQVWVEVTNTEGSANSETITVKVRAPVNSVVTSESELNAAIAAAGPGDTILMAAGTWEDLVIRLVGEGTEAHPITLGVETPGSVILTGASRAEIGGTWLVLRDLSFEGAYTGNDDEIVQFRQGSGNLANHCRVTNISIVDYIPANGDRTFWISFYGTYNRLDHSYLSGHNVSGVTAVVWLDGSPNHHRIDHNQFANRIFGGENGWETIRIGTSEYSMSSSQTTVDHNLFTRVDGEIEIISNKSGDNIYRYNSFVESQGTLTLRHGNRCIVDSNTFYGGGREGTGGIRVIGTDHLIINNHFEATTARDGAAITVYSGVSGGPLDGYFAADRATIAFNTFVDNVGLAIDVGTGLGTSDRTVLPTGIRVFNNLLTRTSASTAAFVGGENPEDQAWTKNMIHNGTAGIDSVDGFVTADPLLSWNALRQLVLPASDGPVASAAARGILTVALDIDGKARGSVQDIGAHEVSSDEILASVGPVSAVDTGPSFLGPKRVPGEPNARLVNNSTRAISNTGEALLINGFVVAGADPKSVLIRAVGPGLSAYSVTDPMPEPVLRLFDASGSIVESNTGWQTGPERDLAEAAAVVGAFALEDGSLDSALLTTLWPGAYTAQVTPAEGTVGTVLLEIYDLTEAASVMTNQSSRGEVGVGQEVLITGFVIGGADSRQVLVRGAGPALTGFGVTTAIGNPTLEIIDADDVSVAANDDWSDSAEAAAIEAAAEVVGAFPFASGSQDAAILITLPPGVYTARVKGVSGDTGTTLVEIYLLD; from the coding sequence ATGAAACACACCCTGATCCCCTTGGTGTTGGCCCTGTCGCTGACGCCCTTCCTATCTGCGCAGAACTATTACGAAAACGACTTCGAGTCGGACACGGTCGGTGAAGTGCCGGCGGGTGACATGATCACTTTTTCACCCTCGACCAACACGACCGAGAACGGTGCGGTCGTTGTCGACGCGACCTCGACGCCGGCCAATCCGCTGTCGGGCAAGTCCCTCTATATTTACGATCTCGGGTCGAGCCCGACCCATATGCGTTTTCCGTTCAACGGGGGCGTCAATGTGTCGAACCTGCGGGTGGATGTGGACTTCCAGCGGTCGTCGGTGCCCGACGGGCTCGACGACGAGAACATCCGGGTGCAACTGGCGGTTGGCCGGGCGGGTGACGCGCTGAACAATTCGGATTTCCGCCCCTTTGAAGTGCGCCTGCAGAATCGGGGCAAGATCCAGGTCAACAGCATTGACGGGACGGTCACGGCGGCCGATTACCTGACCGATGCGCCCAATCACCTGACCCTGCTGATCAATTCCCACGACACCGATTCGGTGGCGGTAAACGATGCCACCCTCGGGATGGTCACGGTTCAGCCCAACACCATGCAGCTCTTTCTCAACGACTCGTTCGTGGGGGCCTATACCTTTCACCAGACGCCGGATCCGGCCAACGCGCCGCAGATCGACTTCTACGCCGAGAACAATGATCTGGGTCAGTTCGCGCTTTACCAGGACTCGTCGCGCACCGGCGGTATTGTCTTCGACAACCTGAAGCTGGCGGGGCTGGTCTCAGAGCCCCCGCCTCCGGTCACGGATAAGTATTTCGAAGCCGATTTCGATACGGACACGGTGGGCGAACAGCCATCCGGCGGTTATACCTTCTCGCCTTCCGGCAACACCGGAAACAACGGCGCGGTTGTCATCGATGCGACCTCGACGCCCGCCAATCCGCTGGGTGGGCAGTCGCTGCTCATTTACGATTACTTGGGCGACCTTTCCAATGGGGATCCGACCCATATGCGGAAGCCGTTCAACGGCGAGAATGTTTCCAATCTGCGGGTCGATTTCGATTTCCAGCGCGGCAGCCTGGAGACCGATGCCACCGATCCACTGGACACGGATACCCGGGTTCACTTTGCCGTTGGTCGGATCGGTGATTCGCTGAACAACTCGGATTTCCGACCCTTTGAGATCCGCATCGCGAACAACGGAACAGTGGTCGTGAACTCGATCGCGGGTTCGACGGCAGGTGACGCCTACCTGTTGGATGCCCCCAATCACCTCACGCTGCTGATCAATTCGCACGATACGAACTCGGTGGATTACGATGATCCGACTTTGGGAACGGGCACGGTGTTGCCCAACAACCTGCAGGTCTTCCTCAACGACTCCTCAATCGGAACCTATGTCTTCTTTCAGACGCCGGATCCGGTCAACGCGCCGCAGGTCGACTTTTATGCGCAAGACAACGATCTCGGTCAGTTCGCTTTCTACCAGGACAGCAAGCGCCAGGGCGACCTGGTGGTGGACAACCTGGTCATCGAGAGCCTGCTGGCCAGTGTGACCACACTCCCGGCACCAACCGACCTCGCGGCCACAGCCGAATCAGCCGTGGCGGTCAGCCTGGGTTGGACTGACAATGCGACCGATGAAACGGCCTATGTCGTCGAGCGCAAAACCGGTGATGGTGAGTACAGTGTGATCGCCGAGTTGGCCGCCGACGTGGAAGGCTATCTCGACGAGACGGTGCTGCCGGAAACGACCTATACCTACCGGGTGAAGGCGGCCACCGCGACGGTTGAATCGGAATACTCCAATGAATCCGAAGTGACCACGCCGGAACAGGTCGAGCCTCTGATCGTGGGGCAGAACGTCCCCAACCTCGTGGTTTCCGGTGACGACGCCATGGTGACGATCACTTCCCTCGGCCGCGCTCCACTTTCCTACAAGTGGTACACGGGGGTTTCCGGTGATACGTCAACTCCGATTGCTGGGGCGGAATCCGCGACGCTCTCCCTGGAAGGGATGACCGCGACCACCCAGGTCTGGGTGGAGGTCACCAACACTGAAGGAAGCGCAAACAGCGAGACCATCACGGTCAAGGTTAGGGCGCCGGTCAACAGCGTCGTCACCAGTGAGTCCGAGCTCAACGCCGCCATCGCGGCGGCAGGACCGGGCGACACTATCCTGATGGCGGCCGGCACCTGGGAGGATCTTGTCATCCGACTGGTCGGCGAAGGCACGGAAGCCCATCCGATCACCCTCGGGGTCGAGACGCCCGGATCAGTCATTCTGACCGGAGCTTCCAGGGCCGAGATCGGGGGCACCTGGCTGGTCCTTCGGGATCTGTCCTTTGAAGGTGCCTACACCGGGAATGACGACGAGATCGTCCAATTCCGGCAGGGATCGGGCAACCTGGCCAATCATTGCCGGGTGACCAATATCAGTATCGTCGACTATATTCCCGCCAATGGCGATCGGACCTTCTGGATCTCCTTCTACGGGACCTACAACCGGCTCGACCACAGCTACCTGAGCGGGCACAATGTCAGTGGCGTGACCGCAGTGGTCTGGCTCGACGGCAGCCCGAACCATCACCGGATTGATCACAATCAATTCGCCAATCGCATCTTTGGCGGAGAAAACGGTTGGGAGACCATCCGGATAGGAACGAGTGAGTATTCCATGAGCAGTTCACAGACCACGGTGGACCATAATCTGTTCACCCGGGTGGACGGGGAGATTGAGATCATCTCGAACAAGTCCGGGGACAACATCTATCGCTACAACTCGTTCGTCGAAAGCCAGGGCACCCTGACGCTCCGTCATGGAAACCGGTGTATCGTGGATTCAAATACGTTCTACGGAGGTGGACGCGAGGGCACCGGCGGAATCCGGGTCATCGGCACGGACCACCTGATCATCAACAACCACTTCGAGGCGACCACGGCCCGGGACGGGGCGGCCATCACGGTCTATTCGGGAGTCAGTGGCGGTCCTCTCGACGGTTATTTCGCGGCCGACCGTGCGACCATCGCCTTCAATACGTTTGTCGACAATGTCGGACTGGCGATCGACGTTGGAACCGGCCTGGGGACGAGTGACCGGACCGTGCTCCCGACCGGGATCCGCGTGTTCAACAATCTGTTGACCCGGACCTCGGCCAGCACGGCCGCCTTTGTCGGCGGGGAGAACCCGGAGGACCAGGCCTGGACGAAGAACATGATCCACAACGGGACGGCCGGGATCGATTCGGTCGACGGGTTTGTCACCGCTGATCCGCTCCTGAGCTGGAATGCCCTCCGTCAGTTGGTGCTGCCGGCGTCCGACGGTCCGGTGGCCAGTGCGGCGGCCCGCGGAATTCTCACGGTCGCCCTGGATATCGATGGCAAGGCCCGTGGTTCGGTTCAGGATATCGGGGCGCATGAAGTGTCCTCGGATGAAATCCTGGCGTCGGTGGGTCCGGTCAGCGCTGTGGATACGGGACCGTCCTTCCTCGGGCCGAAACGGGTCCCGGGCGAGCCCAATGCCCGGCTGGTCAACAACTCGACCCGGGCCATCTCCAATACCGGCGAGGCTTTGCTCATCAATGGATTTGTGGTGGCGGGAGCGGATCCCAAATCGGTGCTGATCCGTGCGGTCGGGCCGGGGTTGAGCGCCTACTCGGTGACGGATCCCATGCCCGAGCCGGTTCTCAGGCTCTTTGACGCGTCGGGGTCGATTGTTGAGTCGAACACGGGCTGGCAGACCGGGCCGGAGCGGGATCTGGCGGAGGCCGCGGCGGTGGTCGGGGCGTTCGCGTTGGAGGACGGCTCTCTCGACTCGGCCTTGCTCACGACGCTCTGGCCGGGGGCCTACACCGCCCAGGTGACTCCGGCTGAGGGAACGGTGGGCACCGTCTTGCTCGAGATCTACGACCTGACCGAAGCCGCCAGCGTCATGACCAACCAGTCCTCCCGCGGTGAAGTCGGTGTTGGTCAGGAAGTGCTCATCACCGGATTTGTCATTGGCGGTGCGGATTCGCGCCAAGTGCTCGTTCGCGGCGCCGGGCCCGCGTTGACGGGATTTGGCGTGACGACCGCCATTGGCAACCCGACGCTGGAGATCATCGATGCGGACGACGTTTCGGTGGCGGCGAATGACGACTGGTCGGACAGTGCCGAGGCTGCTGCGATCGAAGCCGCGGCGGAGGTGGTCGGGGCTTTCCCCTTTGCCTCGGGCAGTCAGGACGCCGCGATCCTCATCACTCTGCCTCCGGGAGTCTACACGGCCCGGGTGAAGGGGGTCTCCGGGGATACGGGGACGACCCTCGTGGAAATCTATCTGCTGGATTGA
- a CDS encoding glycosyl hydrolase family 28-related protein, translating into MLKNPLSLLLIALSAVFAVSRGLAQETLLDENFSDGELTGGSDPLDATWFAATASTAAIVDDAAGLGAGNALQYLSSGNFSRVTAALDAPIALAEAGDLITISLRLRMTRFSASNDGGFRFGLHNDSGEPITGANLGQSWTDLTDGWDGYYFRIGVGTAAGMRIYKDLPVAGNSAMGGSGDVTVGNGTAVALDDMAVHTARIEIERTAGSQNELRFFWDGVPMVSATTTTSGGEMSAFTNLTIGTGSTEVDTVVDDIRITLGEGTTVVEPIDLQARLVDWTRAGVEGGIPDYANIIDFGEAGGDATGQVDNTARLQSLISNLTEDTVIYFPAGVFRFDRRIRLADISSRDLPGVILRGAGTRDTKLLFMDPVAEDSGLFDVSGYAIGADIPIVTGLTKDSTSITLQSAAALMVGDWIAIRQDNDYDAMATTRNIPDYLDSIDNATGYARRVVGQVVKVTAIEGNVVMLDRGLHLDFTWANPTVTRVHMIEGVGFEDLTLENGLASAKRMNSDFLYAANCWIRNVHSLMAMRFHVATELCANLTISDSFFNDAFRHDGGGHGYGTLIADTTTHCLIENNVFQKLRHSMIWKEGATGNVFAYNYSFGGEWDSSGVPPDLSGHGHYAFANLLEGNIVEYVHASDYWGPIGPNNVFLRNRVTLRGIDIDDRTFDQNVIGNELVSSSSPFVAFDGTSTGGYAHGNSEDGVIVWRPGEPQEVAESYFYSGKPAFWDIPDPWPSLGPEQTAGTYTIPAKYRWDNGLMEEFVAPVPEISGQPVSAAAEMGGGVVFSVEARLLGEVDFQWKRDGVDLSDNGTVSGSKTPSLVLSDVSLADQGIYRLVITNPRGSTTSDPALLSLWSPDDGVLSNLSTRGQVLSPPNILIGGFVIVGDAPKTMLVRGIGPSMGTFVGPEKALPDSMISLTLNGSKILENDDWGTQPDAEAIASLTAQVSGFPLEPDSKDAVLLADLGPGVYSARLGAKEGSGIGLVELYDGGSGSGDSRLMNISTRGRVGLGDAVMIPGIVVTGNSRRLLIRGVGPELAVSIGLDPDEVLADPVLTLKDADGLIVTTNDDWGSGGDAEMITMVSQQVGAFPLTPGSADAVLLVDLPAGVYTAKVSDATGGEGISIVEVYAAP; encoded by the coding sequence ATGTTGAAGAACCCTCTTTCCCTTCTGCTGATTGCCCTGTCGGCGGTGTTCGCAGTGTCACGTGGCCTGGCTCAGGAGACCCTGCTGGACGAAAACTTTAGCGACGGCGAGCTGACCGGCGGCTCGGATCCGCTCGATGCCACCTGGTTTGCGGCGACAGCTTCGACGGCTGCGATCGTCGACGATGCGGCCGGATTGGGGGCGGGCAATGCCCTTCAATACCTGAGCAGCGGCAACTTTTCGCGGGTGACCGCCGCCCTTGACGCACCGATCGCCCTGGCGGAGGCCGGTGACCTCATCACGATCAGCCTTCGGCTGCGAATGACCCGGTTCAGTGCGTCGAACGACGGTGGTTTTCGTTTCGGTCTGCACAACGATAGTGGAGAGCCGATCACCGGGGCGAATCTCGGGCAGAGCTGGACCGACCTGACCGACGGTTGGGATGGCTACTATTTCCGGATCGGCGTGGGAACGGCCGCGGGCATGCGCATCTACAAGGACCTGCCGGTCGCGGGCAACAGTGCGATGGGAGGCAGCGGCGACGTGACTGTGGGCAACGGAACGGCGGTCGCCCTGGATGACATGGCCGTGCACACCGCCCGGATCGAGATTGAGCGGACGGCCGGCAGCCAGAACGAACTCCGGTTTTTCTGGGACGGTGTCCCGATGGTTTCAGCAACCACCACGACAAGCGGTGGAGAAATGAGCGCGTTCACCAACCTCACCATCGGAACCGGGAGCACGGAGGTGGATACCGTGGTCGATGACATCAGGATTACCCTGGGAGAGGGGACGACGGTGGTCGAGCCGATCGACCTGCAGGCCCGCCTGGTCGACTGGACGCGGGCCGGCGTGGAAGGCGGCATCCCCGACTATGCCAACATCATCGATTTTGGGGAGGCGGGTGGTGACGCGACCGGTCAGGTCGACAACACAGCGCGGCTGCAAAGCCTGATCAGCAACCTGACCGAGGATACCGTCATCTACTTTCCGGCGGGCGTCTTTCGTTTTGACCGGAGAATCCGGCTCGCGGACATCTCCTCCCGCGATCTGCCCGGCGTCATTCTGCGCGGCGCCGGGACCCGGGACACCAAGCTGCTCTTCATGGACCCGGTGGCGGAGGATTCCGGTCTGTTCGATGTATCGGGCTATGCGATCGGAGCGGACATCCCGATTGTGACGGGACTGACCAAGGACTCGACTTCGATCACCCTGCAGTCGGCGGCGGCTCTCATGGTGGGCGACTGGATCGCCATCCGGCAGGACAATGACTACGATGCCATGGCGACGACCCGGAACATTCCCGATTACCTCGACTCGATCGACAACGCGACCGGCTATGCGAGACGCGTGGTCGGGCAGGTGGTCAAGGTGACGGCGATCGAGGGGAATGTCGTGATGCTGGATCGCGGCCTGCATCTCGATTTCACCTGGGCCAATCCGACCGTGACCCGGGTTCACATGATTGAAGGGGTCGGGTTCGAGGACCTTACCCTGGAGAACGGCCTGGCCTCGGCCAAGCGGATGAATTCTGATTTCCTCTATGCTGCCAATTGCTGGATCCGGAACGTCCACAGCCTTATGGCGATGCGGTTCCATGTCGCCACCGAACTCTGCGCCAACCTCACGATCAGCGACTCCTTTTTCAATGATGCCTTCCGGCATGACGGGGGCGGGCACGGTTACGGGACGCTGATTGCGGACACGACCACGCACTGCCTGATCGAGAACAATGTTTTCCAGAAACTGCGTCACTCGATGATCTGGAAGGAGGGCGCCACCGGTAATGTTTTTGCCTACAATTACTCCTTCGGAGGAGAATGGGATTCTTCCGGGGTTCCGCCGGATTTGTCGGGCCACGGGCACTACGCCTTCGCCAATCTGCTTGAGGGAAATATCGTCGAGTATGTCCATGCGTCCGACTACTGGGGGCCGATCGGTCCGAATAATGTTTTCCTGCGCAACCGGGTAACCCTTCGCGGGATCGATATTGATGACCGAACGTTCGATCAGAACGTCATCGGCAATGAATTGGTTTCGTCATCTTCTCCCTTTGTTGCGTTCGATGGCACGTCGACCGGCGGATATGCCCACGGAAACAGCGAGGACGGGGTGATTGTCTGGCGACCGGGCGAGCCGCAGGAGGTCGCAGAATCCTATTTCTATTCCGGAAAGCCCGCATTCTGGGACATCCCGGATCCCTGGCCCTCACTCGGTCCCGAGCAGACGGCGGGCACCTATACGATTCCCGCCAAGTACCGTTGGGACAACGGCCTGATGGAGGAGTTTGTCGCTCCCGTTCCCGAGATTTCGGGACAGCCGGTGAGCGCCGCAGCGGAGATGGGCGGCGGGGTCGTTTTCAGTGTGGAGGCCCGACTGCTCGGCGAGGTCGATTTCCAATGGAAGAGGGACGGGGTTGATCTGAGCGACAACGGCACCGTGAGTGGGTCAAAAACCCCGTCGCTTGTCCTGAGCGATGTTTCCCTGGCGGACCAGGGGATCTACCGGCTGGTCATCACCAATCCCCGAGGTTCCACCACCAGTGATCCCGCCCTGCTTTCACTCTGGTCGCCGGACGACGGGGTTCTCAGCAACCTCTCAACCCGGGGCCAGGTGCTCTCACCCCCCAATATCCTCATCGGCGGCTTTGTCATTGTGGGGGACGCGCCGAAAACGATGTTGGTCCGCGGCATCGGACCGTCGATGGGGACGTTCGTCGGGCCGGAAAAAGCCCTGCCCGATTCCATGATTTCGTTGACCCTCAACGGTTCGAAGATCCTCGAGAATGACGACTGGGGGACGCAGCCGGATGCCGAGGCGATCGCCTCTCTCACCGCTCAGGTGAGCGGGTTTCCTCTCGAGCCCGATTCAAAGGACGCCGTGCTCCTGGCCGATCTGGGCCCGGGTGTTTACAGCGCACGCCTCGGGGCCAAGGAAGGTTCCGGGATCGGCCTGGTCGAGCTTTACGATGGGGGCAGTGGGAGCGGTGATTCGCGGCTGATGAACATCTCCACCCGCGGTCGGGTCGGCCTCGGCGATGCGGTCATGATCCCCGGTATCGTGGTGACCGGGAATTCCCGCCGTTTGTTGATTAGGGGAGTGGGCCCGGAATTGGCGGTGTCGATCGGATTGGATCCGGATGAAGTGCTGGCGGACCCGGTCCTGACCCTGAAGGACGCGGATGGCCTGATCGTCACAACCAACGACGATTGGGGCTCGGGCGGCGACGCGGAGATGATCACGATGGTTTCGCAGCAGGTCGGCGCCTTTCCGCTGACCCCGGGCAGCGCCGATGCGGTGCTGCTGGTCGATCTGCCGGCCGGTGTCTATACGGCCAAGGTGTCTGATGCCACCGGGGGAGAGGGGATCTCCATCGTCGAAGTCTACGCCGCGCCGTGA
- a CDS encoding DegT/DnrJ/EryC1/StrS family aminotransferase, which translates to MSTAPIPGQNTTAPPVSPAILGGEPAFPGKLHVGRPNLGNRDRLQARIDAILDSNWLTNDGPMVRELEQAIAAKTGVKNCVATCNGTMALMLAAHALELSGEVILPSFTFIATAHALRWLGITPVFCDIDPETHNIDPDRIEALITDRTSAIMGVHLWGRPSPTASLDAIAKRHGLKLLYDAAHAFGVSHQGRMIGSFGDAEVFSFHATKYIHSFEGGAVVTTNEALAEKMRLMRNFGFSGVDKVTLLGINAKMPEVCAAMGLTSLESIGAFIGANRRNDEAYREELRDFKGIAYFDYPEGCHPNFQYAICEVDPSLCPLTRDELVTALQAEGVLARRYFYPGCHRMEPYASRATGNPEALPQTDRVGAMVMALPTGCAVTPSDVAKIGTLLRTILAQAPAIRERLAR; encoded by the coding sequence ATGTCCACCGCACCCATTCCCGGACAGAACACCACGGCCCCCCCGGTTTCACCGGCCATCCTCGGCGGCGAACCGGCCTTCCCCGGGAAACTCCACGTCGGACGCCCCAACCTTGGAAATCGCGATCGGCTGCAAGCCCGCATTGACGCGATTCTCGACTCCAACTGGCTGACCAACGACGGTCCGATGGTTCGCGAATTGGAACAGGCAATCGCCGCAAAGACCGGCGTGAAGAACTGTGTCGCCACCTGCAATGGCACGATGGCCCTGATGTTGGCCGCGCACGCTCTCGAGCTCTCGGGCGAGGTCATCCTGCCGTCCTTCACCTTCATCGCGACCGCCCACGCGCTCCGATGGCTGGGCATCACACCGGTATTCTGTGACATCGATCCGGAAACGCACAATATCGACCCCGACCGGATCGAAGCGCTGATCACGGACCGGACCAGCGCCATCATGGGCGTGCATCTCTGGGGGCGCCCTTCGCCGACAGCGTCATTGGATGCGATCGCAAAGCGGCACGGCCTGAAACTGCTTTATGACGCCGCGCATGCCTTCGGAGTCTCCCATCAAGGTCGCATGATCGGCTCATTCGGCGACGCGGAAGTCTTCAGCTTTCATGCCACCAAGTATATCCACTCCTTCGAGGGTGGAGCCGTCGTGACCACCAACGAAGCCCTGGCAGAAAAAATGCGGCTGATGCGGAACTTCGGCTTCAGCGGTGTTGACAAGGTGACCCTGCTGGGAATCAACGCCAAGATGCCCGAAGTCTGTGCCGCCATGGGTCTGACCAGTCTTGAGTCGATCGGTGCGTTCATCGGGGCCAATCGCCGGAATGATGAAGCCTATCGCGAGGAACTGCGCGACTTCAAGGGGATCGCCTACTTCGACTATCCGGAGGGATGTCATCCAAATTTCCAATACGCTATTTGTGAGGTCGATCCGTCGCTCTGTCCCCTCACTCGAGATGAATTGGTCACCGCCCTCCAGGCCGAAGGGGTGCTGGCCCGCCGTTACTTCTATCCCGGTTGTCACCGGATGGAGCCCTATGCCTCAAGGGCCACCGGCAATCCTGAAGCGCTTCCGCAGACCGACCGGGTCGGCGCCATGGTCATGGCTCTTCCGACCGGCTGCGCGGTCACGCCTTCGGATGTCGCGAAGATCGGGACCCTTCTCCGCACCATCCTCGCGCAGGCCCCAGCCATTCGGGAACGCCTTGCGCGATGA
- a CDS encoding ester cyclase produces MKKTSVSLYILPATAAAATILLTASIAQAGAGVSAEARAGAAAWQAAFNSGDEAAGGALYAEDGILMAPNVEPIVGRAAIGQTFGDGKKNGYSILIHATGSESSGDLGYVEGTWESIDASGSVIDDGKYVEVRKVIDGQSLIIRDIYNSNRPAVPADMGSTTAAVSTFIGVWNSKDYSKLDAIIAPDFKRDAPGDLTDASDLAGLKEVMQALHTAYPDFAITMDKLDCYNGGGVIRWTVTGTNTGPGDEPPTGKAVKISGMTTVAMVDGKIAEEYVQFDVLGWQLQLGKTVQ; encoded by the coding sequence ATGAAGAAAACATCTGTATCGCTCTACATCCTTCCCGCGACCGCTGCGGCTGCAACCATTCTTCTGACCGCGTCGATCGCCCAGGCCGGTGCCGGGGTTTCTGCCGAAGCCAGGGCGGGGGCAGCCGCCTGGCAGGCTGCTTTCAATTCGGGCGACGAGGCTGCCGGCGGCGCGCTCTACGCCGAGGACGGCATCCTGATGGCGCCCAATGTGGAACCGATCGTGGGACGGGCCGCCATCGGCCAGACGTTCGGGGACGGCAAGAAGAATGGCTACTCCATCCTGATCCACGCCACCGGATCCGAATCATCGGGCGACCTCGGTTATGTCGAAGGCACCTGGGAATCAATCGATGCTTCAGGATCGGTCATCGATGACGGCAAATACGTCGAGGTCCGCAAGGTGATCGATGGCCAGTCGCTGATCATCCGGGACATCTACAACAGCAATCGTCCCGCCGTTCCGGCCGACATGGGCAGCACTACCGCCGCCGTCTCCACATTCATCGGCGTCTGGAACAGCAAGGACTACAGCAAGCTCGACGCCATCATTGCTCCGGACTTCAAGCGCGACGCCCCGGGAGACCTCACCGACGCCAGCGATCTCGCCGGCTTGAAAGAAGTCATGCAGGCCCTCCACACGGCCTACCCCGACTTCGCCATCACCATGGACAAGCTCGACTGCTATAACGGCGGCGGTGTCATCCGCTGGACCGTCACCGGAACCAACACCGGCCCCGGCGACGAGCCGCCCACCGGGAAAGCAGTCAAGATTTCCGGGATGACCACCGTTGCCATGGTCGACGGGAAAATCGCCGAGGAATACGTCCAGTTCGACGTCCTGGGCTGGCAACTGCAGTTGGGTAAGACCGTGCAGTAA